The proteins below are encoded in one region of Silene latifolia isolate original U9 population chromosome 2, ASM4854445v1, whole genome shotgun sequence:
- the LOC141629392 gene encoding protein RRP6-like 1, with protein sequence MTIPFHLPNLSKPQIEYNFHIDNLKPFSHTLLPVSRDGSRPIHPVEVFDPLDFITCPDSDFDSIIRPPLPMVSTPFKLVDTVEDLGYLVSKLSRVDVFAVDLEHNSYRSYQGMTCLMQISTRFEDFVVDTLKLREHVGEYLRDIFMDPTKKKVIHGSDNDIMWLQRDFSIYVVNLFDTMRASQVLQLERNSLAFLLKYYCGIESNKEYQSSDWRIRPLPVDMLKYAREDTHYLLFIYDSMRKELGSIGSDPLMIEVYKRSYDVCKRLYCMEVFDRETSYLSLYGLSDACLDEEQLGLVAGLYEWRDKVSREEDESCGYVLPNKMMLEIAKRKPINKHELLEIVGYSKEYVLRDVDFIIDFIWRSTQVNLHKFKVVAKLLKEKVNPSVIVSTIERWRKIRAREQHVFPASITMPGVQYAANCAPPAQVFSYARRPCVYPYRLPSAAAYVNGPFVVHCL encoded by the coding sequence ATGACTATTCCGTTCCATCTTCCCAATTTATCAAAACCCCAAATTGAATACAATTTCCATATTGATAATCTTAAGCCCTTTTCTCACACTCTTCTACCCGTTTCCCGTGACGGGTCAAGACCCATCCACCCCGTCGAAGTTTTCGACCCTCTCGACTTCATTACTTGCCCCGATTCTGACTTCGACTCGATTATTAGACCACCATTGCCTATGGTGTCCACTCCTTTCAAGCTTGTTGATACCGTGGAAGACTTGGGTTACTTGGTCTCCAAGTTGAGTCGAGTTGATGTGTTTGCGGTCGATTTGGAGCATAATTCATATCGTTCTTATCAAGGTATGACTTGCCTAATGCAAATTTCGACCCGGTTTGAGGATTTTGTTGTGGACACATTAAAACTCAGGGAACATGTGGGTGAATACTTGCGGGACATATTTATGGACCCGACTAAGAAGAAAGTGATACATGGGTCCGATAACGATATTATGTGGTTACAACGTGATTTTAGTATTTATGTAGTGAACCTGTTTGATACGATGAGAGCATCACAAGTTTTACAATTGGAAAGGAATTCACTTGCGTTCCTACTTAAGTACTATTGTGGTATTGAGTCTAATAAGGAGTACCAATCGTCGGATTGGCGTATCCGACCCCTTCCCGTCGATATGTTAAAATACGCTAGAGAAGACACACATTATCTCTTGTTCATATATGATTCGATGAGGAAGGAACTAGGTTCGATTGGGTCCGACCCGTTGATGATAGAGGTTTACAAGAGAAGCTATGATGTTTGTAAGAGATTGTATTGTATGGAGGTCTTTGATAGAGAGACATCATACTTGTCCTTGTACGGGTTGTCGGATGCGTGTCTCGACGAGGAACAATTGGGGCTCGTAGCGGGGTTGTATGAGTGGAGGGATAAAGTGAGTAGGGAGGAGGATGAGAGTTGTGGGTATGTTCTGCCAAATAAGATGATGTTGGAGATTGCTAAAAGAAAGCCAATTAATAAGCATGAGTTGCTAGAGATTGTGGGATACAGTAAGGAGTATGTTTTAAGAGATGTTGACTTTATTATTGACTTTATATGGAGGTCAACGCAGGTCAATCTTCATAAGTTTAAGGTGGTGGCAAAGCTTCTGAAAGAAAAAGTCAATCCTAGTGTAATTGTTTCTACTATTGAAAGGTGGAGGAAGATACGAGCACGGGAACAGCACGTCTTTCCGGCATCCATCACCATGCCTGGGGTTCAATATGCTGCTAATTGTGCTCCTCCGGCTCAAGTATTCTCTTATGCTCGTCGCCCTTGTGTGTATCCGTATCGACTTCCCTCTGCTGCTGCTTATGTAAATGGCCCATTTGTGGTTCACTGCTTATAA